From a region of the Streptomyces sp. NBC_01454 genome:
- a CDS encoding crotonase/enoyl-CoA hydratase family protein has protein sequence MSVRVERTGPVTTVVLSRPASRNAVDGPTARQLADAFREFDADAAARVAVLWGEGGTFCSGADLKAIGTERGNRVAADGDGPMGPTRMRLGKPVIAAIAGHAVAGGLELALWCDLRVAEEDAVLGVFCRRWGVPLIDGGTVRLPRLIGASRARDLVLTGRPVPAAEALSIGLVHRVVPAGSARAEAELLAAEIARFPQACLRSDRASLLDQEGRDEESAMAVELAHGQAVLAEAQEGAARFAAGAGRHGAADPNG, from the coding sequence ATGTCCGTACGGGTGGAGCGCACCGGTCCGGTGACCACGGTGGTGCTCTCCCGGCCGGCGTCCCGCAACGCGGTCGACGGTCCGACGGCACGTCAACTGGCCGATGCCTTCCGGGAGTTCGACGCCGATGCGGCGGCGCGGGTCGCGGTGCTGTGGGGCGAGGGCGGGACGTTCTGCTCCGGTGCCGACCTCAAGGCGATCGGCACCGAGCGCGGCAACCGCGTGGCGGCGGACGGGGACGGGCCGATGGGGCCGACCCGGATGCGGCTCGGCAAGCCGGTGATCGCGGCGATCGCCGGGCACGCGGTGGCCGGCGGTCTGGAGCTGGCGCTGTGGTGCGATCTCCGGGTGGCGGAGGAGGACGCGGTCCTCGGCGTCTTCTGCCGGCGCTGGGGCGTGCCGTTGATCGACGGCGGCACGGTGCGGCTGCCGCGGCTGATCGGCGCGAGCCGGGCGAGGGACCTGGTGCTGACGGGGCGGCCGGTCCCGGCCGCGGAGGCGCTGTCCATCGGGCTGGTCCACCGTGTGGTGCCGGCCGGTTCGGCTCGTGCGGAGGCGGAGCTGCTGGCGGCGGAGATCGCCCGTTTCCCGCAGGCGTGCCTGCGCAGCGACCGCGCCTCCCTGCTGGACCAGGAGGGCCGGGACGAGGAGTCGGCCATGGCCGTGGAACTCGCCCACGGGCAGGCCGTCCTGGCCGAGGCCCAGGAGGGCGCGGCGCGGTTCGCCGCGGGGGCGGGGCGGCACGGGGCGGCGGACCCGAACGGGTGA
- a CDS encoding metallophosphoesterase, with the protein MCEDELIPPQADMTEQEWLRTGSATAAGEPSMPTTGRTLPFVNRRTLLGGAMAGAALAVLPSPAQSPASAAPRPGAPGAFPFPEHPNGKGEFAILVTGDAGTGDEAQYAVAAAARDVCRAERVSLAVGLGDNIYENGPESADDSEFQDKFEKPNSGIDVPWLMVLGNHDCSGLIPGSGGDPSRGDREVAYAATSRRWYMPSRYYSVPLPAADPLVEFFAIDTIPWSSYVAQLDPHYRWDGPYMREQRSWLDGALRASRARWKVVIGHHPYLNNGKHGSAGSYDGFEIGNYTSGVHLKDMYENVVAGRADLILSGHDHTLQILEPTARTGGTRQVVCGASAKTEDGKAHFGHPAAWQNFSDHGFMLLKVSGARLTIDAYTVDVATRKATLAHRARQTRPVSAPARAHA; encoded by the coding sequence ATGTGTGAGGACGAACTGATCCCGCCGCAGGCGGACATGACCGAGCAGGAGTGGCTGCGCACCGGCTCGGCGACGGCGGCCGGGGAGCCGTCGATGCCTACGACGGGGCGCACGCTGCCCTTCGTGAACCGGCGGACGCTGCTGGGCGGCGCGATGGCCGGCGCGGCGCTCGCGGTACTGCCGTCGCCGGCACAGTCGCCCGCCTCCGCCGCTCCCCGCCCGGGGGCCCCGGGAGCCTTCCCGTTCCCCGAACACCCCAATGGCAAGGGAGAGTTCGCGATTCTGGTCACCGGGGACGCGGGGACGGGAGACGAGGCGCAGTACGCGGTGGCGGCCGCCGCACGCGATGTCTGCCGGGCCGAGCGAGTGAGTCTCGCGGTGGGTCTGGGCGACAACATCTACGAGAACGGGCCGGAATCCGCCGACGACTCGGAATTCCAGGACAAGTTCGAGAAGCCCAACAGCGGCATCGATGTGCCGTGGCTGATGGTGCTGGGCAACCACGACTGCTCGGGGCTGATTCCCGGCAGCGGCGGCGACCCGTCCCGCGGTGACCGCGAGGTCGCCTACGCCGCCACGTCGCGGCGCTGGTACATGCCGAGCCGCTACTACAGCGTGCCGCTGCCGGCCGCCGATCCGCTGGTGGAGTTCTTCGCGATCGACACCATTCCGTGGTCCTCGTACGTCGCCCAGCTCGACCCGCACTACCGGTGGGACGGGCCGTACATGCGCGAGCAGCGGAGCTGGCTGGACGGCGCGCTGCGTGCCTCGCGCGCCCGCTGGAAGGTGGTGATCGGCCATCACCCGTACCTCAACAACGGCAAGCACGGCAGTGCCGGTTCCTATGACGGGTTCGAGATCGGGAACTACACCAGCGGGGTCCACCTCAAGGACATGTACGAGAACGTGGTGGCCGGCCGGGCCGATCTGATCCTGTCCGGTCACGATCACACCCTGCAGATCCTGGAGCCGACGGCCCGCACGGGCGGCACCCGGCAGGTGGTGTGCGGGGCGTCGGCCAAGACGGAGGACGGCAAGGCACACTTCGGGCACCCGGCGGCCTGGCAGAACTTCTCCGACCACGGCTTCATGCTGCTGAAGGTGTCCGGCGCCCGGCTGACCATCGATGCGTACACGGTGGACGTGGCGACCCGGAAGGCCACCCTGGCGCACCGGGCGCGGCAGACCCGGCCGGTATCCGCACCCGCGCGGGCGCACGCCTGA
- a CDS encoding amino acid permease, with protein sequence MSTGTIRDDSTARTEAPAAPGGLRQGLKQRHMRLIALGGVIGAGLFVGSGVVIRATGPAAVLSFLAAGVLTVLIMRMLAEMTVARPALGSFYAHVRETLGLRAGFTVGWLYWYFFVIVVAVEAVAGGRIVQLWLPGAPLWAVSLVLMGLLTATNMVSARSYGEFEYWFSSVKILAIVVFLFLGALYVLGLWPGSPGGLGTLTAHGGFAPAGAGAVLAGVVPCVGFFTGAEIVTIAAAESAEPERAVAEAIRSIVLRVVAFYVLSVFLVVAVVPWTSKAVGVSPYAAVLDRLAVPAAGTVMNALVLIAVLSCLNSALYTSSRMLFALTRNGDAPHGFAKVSGGGVPRRALLAGTSAGYLSVIAAWISPDVVFPFLINSYGAVALFVYLAIAVAQVRMRRKLERTEPERLTLRMWLFPWLSRLTIALMTVVIGSMAFLPDSRAQFWLSLLTVAVVLAGYELRRRKGPAGG encoded by the coding sequence ATGAGTACGGGAACGATTCGGGACGACAGCACCGCACGGACCGAGGCGCCGGCCGCGCCGGGCGGGCTGCGGCAGGGGCTCAAGCAACGCCATATGCGGTTGATCGCGCTGGGCGGGGTCATCGGGGCCGGGCTGTTCGTCGGCAGCGGAGTGGTCATCCGCGCCACCGGTCCGGCCGCCGTGCTGTCGTTCCTGGCGGCCGGGGTGCTCACCGTGCTGATCATGCGGATGCTGGCCGAGATGACCGTCGCCCGCCCGGCGCTGGGGTCCTTCTACGCCCATGTCCGCGAGACCCTGGGGCTGCGGGCCGGGTTCACGGTGGGCTGGCTGTACTGGTACTTCTTCGTCATCGTGGTCGCCGTCGAGGCGGTGGCCGGCGGCCGGATCGTCCAACTGTGGCTTCCCGGCGCCCCGTTGTGGGCGGTCAGCCTGGTCCTGATGGGGCTGCTGACCGCGACCAACATGGTCTCGGCGCGCTCCTACGGCGAGTTCGAGTACTGGTTCTCGTCGGTCAAGATCCTGGCGATCGTGGTGTTCCTCTTCCTCGGCGCGCTGTACGTGCTGGGGCTGTGGCCGGGCTCGCCGGGCGGTCTGGGCACTCTGACGGCGCACGGCGGGTTCGCGCCCGCGGGCGCCGGCGCGGTGCTGGCCGGTGTCGTGCCCTGCGTCGGGTTCTTCACCGGCGCCGAGATCGTGACGATCGCGGCCGCCGAATCGGCCGAGCCGGAGCGGGCGGTGGCGGAGGCGATCCGCTCGATCGTGCTGCGCGTGGTGGCGTTCTACGTGCTGTCGGTCTTCCTGGTGGTCGCGGTGGTGCCGTGGACCTCGAAGGCGGTCGGGGTGAGTCCGTACGCGGCGGTGCTGGACCGGCTCGCCGTCCCCGCGGCCGGTACGGTCATGAACGCCCTGGTGCTGATTGCCGTGCTGTCCTGCCTGAACTCCGCGCTGTACACGTCCTCCCGGATGCTGTTCGCGCTCACCCGCAACGGGGACGCACCACACGGCTTCGCGAAGGTCAGCGGGGGCGGGGTCCCGCGCAGGGCGCTGCTGGCCGGGACGTCCGCCGGCTATCTGTCGGTGATCGCGGCCTGGATCTCACCCGATGTCGTCTTCCCGTTCCTGATCAACTCCTATGGTGCCGTCGCCCTGTTCGTCTATCTGGCGATCGCGGTCGCGCAGGTACGGATGCGGCGGAAGCTGGAGCGTACGGAGCCGGAGCGGCTGACGCTGCGGATGTGGCTGTTCCCGTGGCTGAGCCGGCTGACCATCGCCCTGATGACGGTGGTGATCGGGTCGATGGCGTTCCTGCCGGACAGCCGGGCGCAGTTCTGGCTGAGTCTGCTGACGGTGGCCGTGGTGCTGGCCGGCTACGAACTGCGCCGCCGGAAGGGGCCGGCCGGCGGATAG
- a CDS encoding DUF1990 family protein → MSELNYPEEGGTRHTPLPPGYRHLHEELPIGHGRAALAAAGEAITTFRMHRAAGAGIRADAPRAAPGVRVEVAPGIGPMRVRAPCTVVWTADEEDRIGFGYGTREGHPVCGEEAFLAELRADGSVWFTVTAFSRPARTLTRLAGPLVPVFQRRYIRHLGRTLRRLTSHR, encoded by the coding sequence ATGAGCGAGTTGAACTACCCCGAGGAGGGCGGCACCCGGCACACCCCGCTGCCGCCCGGCTACCGCCACCTCCACGAGGAGCTGCCGATCGGCCACGGGCGGGCGGCGCTGGCGGCGGCGGGTGAGGCGATCACCACCTTCCGGATGCACCGTGCGGCGGGCGCCGGCATCCGGGCCGACGCCCCGCGGGCCGCGCCGGGCGTGCGGGTCGAGGTCGCGCCGGGCATCGGCCCGATGCGCGTGCGGGCGCCGTGCACCGTGGTGTGGACGGCGGACGAGGAGGACCGCATCGGCTTCGGATACGGGACCCGCGAGGGGCATCCCGTGTGCGGCGAGGAGGCGTTCCTCGCCGAACTGCGCGCCGATGGCTCGGTGTGGTTCACGGTGACCGCTTTCAGCCGCCCCGCCCGGACGCTCACCCGCCTCGCCGGCCCACTGGTACCCGTCTTCCAGCGCCGGTACATCCGTCATCTCGGCCGCACACTGCGCCGTCTGACGTCGCATCGGTGA
- a CDS encoding PaaX family transcriptional regulator C-terminal domain-containing protein encodes MNDDDTGTSGDPAATALALRPLTARSIVLSTLLGHHPPRLPARALVRVGELFGIAEGTVRVALSRMVAAGDLRQSDGAYALTPRLLDRQTRQDESRAPRTRPWHGDWEIAVVTTPERRPAAERTALRQAMAALRLAELREGSWLRPANLDRPRPAVVTEQCTWLTGTPDGDPAALAGRLWDLPGWARRARDLSAALGGAATPADRFTVAAAALRHLLADPLLPAGLLPESWPGEQLRLHYAEFEDELGELLRQYVGG; translated from the coding sequence ATGAACGACGACGACACCGGCACCAGCGGCGACCCGGCGGCCACCGCGCTCGCCCTGCGGCCGCTCACCGCCCGCTCCATCGTGCTGAGCACCCTGCTGGGGCATCACCCGCCGCGGCTGCCCGCCCGTGCCCTGGTGCGGGTCGGCGAGCTCTTCGGCATCGCCGAGGGCACCGTGCGGGTCGCGCTCTCCCGCATGGTGGCCGCCGGTGACCTGCGCCAGAGCGACGGCGCGTACGCACTCACCCCCCGGCTGCTGGACCGCCAGACCCGCCAGGACGAGAGCCGCGCACCGAGGACCCGGCCCTGGCACGGGGACTGGGAGATCGCCGTGGTCACCACCCCGGAGCGCCGGCCGGCCGCCGAGCGCACCGCGCTGCGCCAGGCGATGGCGGCGCTGCGGCTGGCCGAGCTGCGCGAGGGCAGCTGGCTGCGCCCCGCCAACCTCGACCGACCCCGCCCGGCCGTCGTCACCGAGCAGTGCACCTGGCTCACCGGCACCCCGGACGGCGACCCCGCGGCGCTCGCCGGCCGGCTGTGGGACCTGCCCGGCTGGGCACGGCGGGCCCGCGACCTGAGCGCCGCACTGGGCGGCGCCGCGACCCCCGCCGACCGCTTCACCGTCGCGGCCGCCGCACTCCGCCACCTCCTCGCCGACCCCCTGCTCCCCGCCGGACTGCTCCCCGAGAGCTGGCCCGGCGAACAACTCCGCCTGCACTACGCCGAGTTCGAGGACGAGCTGGGCGAGCTGCTGCGGCAGTACGTGGGCGGGTAG
- a CDS encoding lactonase family protein — protein MSATRTGTRAGAGIGRRRFLGVAAGLTATAGTGAGLPTRQDARPAPATRRPGRRPPGTRPLFLGTYTSPPGGGTGVGVGTYDTTTGQITTTGVVEGVADPSFLAVAPSGRTLYAVDEQEQGAVTAMALRPDGPPVVLGSRSTGGAGPCHLSVHPGGRRLLSANYLSGSVAVHPIDPATGALGARTDLVTHSSPPPGPGQDGPHAHQILSSPDGRFVLAVDLGNDTVYTYRLDEPAGRLVQVSTAALRPGAGPRHLTFHPSGAFAYLANEVDNTVVVCRYDRRTGRLVPGAPQSTGTGPGTSFPSEILVTRDGRFAYLANRGDNSLTRYAVEAAGARLRLLDTVPVGGDFPRQIAFSPDQRWLFAANQKSGSVTVFAVDARTGALRSAGAPFAAPIPVCVLPL, from the coding sequence ATGAGCGCAACACGTACGGGAACGAGGGCCGGGGCAGGGATCGGCCGCCGGCGGTTCCTCGGCGTCGCGGCCGGGCTGACCGCGACCGCCGGGACGGGGGCGGGGCTGCCGACGAGGCAGGACGCGCGGCCCGCACCCGCCACCCGTCGTCCCGGCCGCCGGCCCCCCGGCACCCGGCCGCTCTTCCTGGGGACGTACACCTCCCCGCCCGGCGGCGGGACCGGCGTCGGGGTCGGCACGTACGACACCACGACTGGGCAGATCACCACCACCGGGGTCGTGGAGGGGGTCGCCGATCCCTCCTTTCTCGCCGTGGCGCCGTCCGGTCGCACCCTCTACGCGGTCGATGAGCAGGAGCAGGGCGCGGTGACGGCCATGGCGCTGCGGCCGGACGGGCCGCCCGTGGTGCTGGGGTCCCGGTCGACGGGCGGCGCGGGGCCCTGCCATCTGTCGGTGCATCCCGGCGGGCGCCGGCTGCTGAGCGCCAACTACCTCTCCGGCAGTGTGGCGGTGCATCCGATCGACCCGGCCACGGGGGCGCTGGGCGCGCGCACGGACCTGGTCACGCACTCCAGCCCGCCGCCCGGTCCCGGCCAGGACGGGCCGCATGCCCACCAGATCCTCAGCAGCCCGGACGGCCGCTTCGTGCTGGCGGTCGACCTCGGCAACGACACCGTCTACACCTACCGGCTGGACGAGCCGGCCGGACGGCTCGTCCAGGTGTCGACCGCGGCGCTGCGGCCCGGCGCCGGCCCCCGGCATCTGACCTTCCACCCCTCCGGGGCCTTCGCCTATCTGGCGAACGAGGTCGACAACACGGTCGTGGTCTGCCGCTACGACCGCCGGACGGGGCGGCTCGTGCCCGGTGCGCCGCAGTCGACGGGGACCGGTCCGGGCACCAGCTTCCCGTCGGAGATCCTGGTCACCCGGGACGGCCGCTTCGCCTATCTCGCCAATCGCGGTGACAACAGCCTCACCCGCTATGCCGTGGAGGCGGCCGGGGCGCGGCTGCGGCTGCTGGACACCGTGCCGGTGGGCGGGGACTTCCCCCGGCAGATCGCCTTCTCGCCGGATCAGCGGTGGCTGTTCGCGGCGAACCAGAAGTCGGGGTCGGTGACGGTGTTCGCGGTGGACGCCCGGACCGGAGCGCTGCGCAGCGCCGGCGCGCCGTTCGCGGCGCCGATCCCGGTGTGCGTGCTGCCGCTGTGA
- a CDS encoding acyl-CoA dehydrogenase family protein, translated as MTVTHEVVNQAPPLTGFSTADEPALLEALRRDGAEWGVPEVAELGALAGSAAVQDQARWAEEHPPRLRTHDRFGHRVDEVEFHPAWHQLMTVAVERGLHAAPWADDRPGAHLVRAAKFYVWSQAEPGHGCPVSMTYAAVPALRAAPVLAARYEPLLAARSYDFGLRAPLTKSGLIAGMSMTEKQGGSDVRANTTRAVPAGDGTYRITGHKWFTSAPMSDVFLALAQTEEGLGCFLLPRVLPDGTLNGMRLMRLKDKLGNRSNASSEIEYDQAVAWPVGEPGRGVRTIVEMVNMTRLDCVLGSAAGMRAGLRQALHHTAHRRAFGRELDRQPLMRSVLADLAIESEAATLLGMRLATAVDRSQAGDAGEAALRRLALAAGKYWVCKRGSAHAAEALECLGGNGYVEDSGMPRLYREAPLLSIWEGSGNVAALDVLRALGREPAALEAFFAEVETAAGADRRLDAAVAGVRKMLGSSAGPERAQLMARSLAERMALVLQGSLLVRYSHPALADAFCASRLDGEWGNAFGTLPAGTDLTAILEHVRPQTARGGGA; from the coding sequence ATGACCGTCACCCATGAAGTCGTGAATCAGGCTCCGCCGCTGACCGGGTTCAGTACGGCGGACGAGCCGGCCCTCCTGGAGGCGCTGCGCCGGGACGGGGCCGAGTGGGGCGTACCGGAGGTCGCCGAGCTCGGTGCGCTGGCCGGTTCGGCGGCGGTCCAGGACCAGGCCCGCTGGGCGGAGGAGCATCCGCCCCGGCTGCGCACCCATGACCGGTTCGGCCACCGCGTCGACGAGGTCGAGTTCCACCCGGCCTGGCATCAGCTGATGACGGTGGCCGTGGAGCGGGGTCTGCACGCCGCGCCCTGGGCCGACGACCGCCCCGGCGCGCATCTGGTCCGTGCCGCGAAGTTCTACGTCTGGTCGCAGGCCGAGCCGGGACACGGCTGCCCGGTCTCGATGACCTACGCCGCGGTCCCCGCGCTGCGCGCCGCACCGGTTCTCGCCGCGCGGTACGAGCCGCTGCTCGCCGCCCGCAGCTACGACTTCGGGCTGCGGGCGCCGCTGACCAAGTCGGGCCTGATCGCCGGCATGTCGATGACGGAGAAGCAGGGCGGCTCCGACGTACGGGCCAACACCACCCGCGCGGTGCCGGCCGGCGACGGGACGTACCGCATCACCGGCCACAAGTGGTTCACCTCCGCGCCGATGAGCGACGTCTTCCTGGCGCTGGCGCAGACCGAGGAGGGGCTCGGCTGCTTCCTGCTGCCGCGGGTGCTGCCGGACGGCACGCTCAACGGCATGCGGCTGATGCGGCTCAAGGACAAGCTGGGCAACCGCTCCAACGCGTCCTCCGAGATCGAGTACGACCAGGCGGTGGCCTGGCCGGTCGGGGAGCCGGGCCGCGGGGTGCGGACCATCGTCGAGATGGTGAACATGACCCGGCTGGACTGTGTGCTGGGCTCGGCGGCCGGGATGCGGGCCGGGCTGCGGCAGGCGCTGCACCACACCGCGCACCGGCGGGCGTTCGGGCGGGAGCTGGACCGGCAGCCGCTGATGCGCTCGGTGCTCGCGGATCTGGCGATCGAGTCGGAGGCGGCGACACTGCTGGGGATGCGGCTGGCGACGGCGGTGGACCGCTCGCAGGCCGGGGACGCCGGTGAGGCGGCGCTGCGCCGGCTGGCGCTGGCGGCCGGCAAGTACTGGGTGTGCAAGCGGGGCAGCGCGCACGCGGCGGAGGCGCTGGAGTGCCTGGGCGGCAACGGCTATGTCGAGGACTCCGGCATGCCGCGGCTCTACCGGGAGGCGCCGCTACTGTCCATCTGGGAGGGCTCGGGCAATGTCGCGGCGCTCGATGTGCTGCGGGCGCTGGGCAGGGAACCGGCCGCGCTGGAGGCGTTCTTCGCCGAGGTGGAGACCGCGGCGGGCGCGGATCGCCGGCTGGACGCGGCGGTGGCGGGCGTCCGCAAGATGCTCGGCTCGTCGGCCGGTCCGGAGCGGGCGCAGCTGATGGCACGGTCGCTGGCGGAGCGGATGGCGCTGGTGCTCCAGGGGTCGCTGCTGGTGCGGTACAGCCACCCGGCCCTCGCCGACGCGTTCTGCGCCTCGCGGCTCGACGGGGAGTGGGGCAATGCCTTCGGCACGCTGCCGGCCGGCACCGATCTGACGGCGATCCTGGAGCATGTGCGGCCGCAGACCGCGCGCGGGGGCGGGGCCTGA